The following is a genomic window from Rutidosis leptorrhynchoides isolate AG116_Rl617_1_P2 chromosome 8, CSIRO_AGI_Rlap_v1, whole genome shotgun sequence.
CAGTGGCAAAACTTATGGAGCATAACTCAAAGAGCTACAAGGTCAATAGATATCCACTTTAAAGAGTTTCATTATCATACATTTGAAGTGAACCCTTAACTCTAAATTAAAGTATCTTTAGATTGTAAATTTTCAGCATAATATTTCGTAAAATTTGATTTGTATGAAGGTTCTTTTTGTATCATTGATGGATGACATTCTAACAAAATCAAACTCAGTGCACTTTCTGCGTTTTCCAAATCACCGAAACTTGCTTTACCAGTGAAATAATAGGAAACAAAAGGAGACATGCAAGGCACATGATCATCAACCTTATGCTACTAACTAAAATAAGCCTGTCAACCTTATATTTCATCAATAAATGCATATGGTTAAATTTTGAAACAAACAGCCAATCATTTTCTTTACTCATTAGTAGGGTTGGAGAACTCGAatttcggggagatctcgtttggacattttttggGAGATTTTGAACGTTGAGTTACATTGACTTTTTagtgttttcaatatatatatatatatatatatatatatatatatatatatatatatatatatatatatatatatatatatatatatatatatatatatattcatcaatAAATGCGTATGGTTAAATTTTGAAACAAACAGCCAATCATTTTCTTTACTCATTAGTAGGGTTGGAGAACTCGAatttcggggagatctcgtttggacattttttgagataagtaaatatatgtatatctatatatatttttaagagattttacaagaaaatccgagaaattcgaGAAATTACGAAATTTTACGAGAAAATCCGAGAATCATGGCTTTcaccaagtttgaccccgttgaccgagaaatctcgagagatggacatctcgtctttgttgccttctaaaaacgagatctcggggagatatcggggagaaataaggagatgTACAACATTGCTCATTAGTACTAACATTACTGCAACCAATGAGCTTCCATCACCTACTTTCAGTTCGTCGTCAAAAACTGTAATGCGCAACTCATCAGATTTAAACCAAATTGGTGTTGCATGCGCAACTCATTAGTTTAAACCACATTGGTGTTGTACATTCTAGTTTATGACGGTGAATTGAAACTAAGTATAAGCGCAAGATGTTTGTACTAATGGGTAGAGAAGCTGACCGGCTATTTGTTTCAGAATTTGGTCAGATGAATTTATTGAAGAAATAAAAGCTTGACAGACTTATTCTTGTTGGTTCATAAAGTTGAATCTTTTGAAATATTTTGTTGACAATTTACATCCTAGAGTTGCTTTAATTTAGGGTTATAGATCTATTTTCGGTACATTCCAATATATGATAATGAAATTTTTGAGATTGAGGTTAGAACAATATGAAGGATGCATACGTTTCTTGAGGCCCCACATTGGCTTAGTGTGACTGTCAGTTAAATGCAATAGCCTCTAATGAACTAAATGTACTTGCTCGTTATCCCGTTGATCCCTTATAAAGCACTATAACCTTTCAAGTTTATAACGGTAAAGTTGATTCCTAACATTTAAAAACCATGCTTTTTAAGATTATGTTTATTCTTCAACAGTGGAAGTTTCTCAACGTGTCTTGTGTTTCGGTGGATACGCGCTTGACTTTATTGATATAATTGGCGTGGAACTTGATCTTCAACTTTTGTGAAAGGGGTTCGATACGCACATCAAATGTATGTGCCTGCAACCATAGCACTCCCTCCACCTTCAATCAAACCCAGTAAGCTAATGTTCATTACCCCCCTCACCTTTCCGGGCGTCAAATGACAATCCAGGATAAGGATAAAACTGGAGGCATCAAATGCAATGGCAAAGTTGCACGACATTGATATTTCATTTCGTCTTCATTTCTAGAATATATATGCATACTCAGAAACAAATAGAAAAGATCTTCATTAACTATATTCGGGGAATATGTCATAAGCACACCATGAGACCTTGAGAAATCCCACCAATGAAATGCGAAGTGTTCTTCAACTTCTAATGGCAATCCAGGAAGGATCACCTTGAATACATGTGCAAAGAACTTTTAAATTATTGACTGCATCAATTTCTATGTACAGGTTAGTTGCTTGATGTGGTTCCACTGTAAGAGAATCAACTTGATTCAATAATGTTGGATGCCACATCCCGCCAAAGTACTCATACAAATGTGGATAATCATTATGCATTTTCAGGAACTTGATCACATAACCTCTGTGAAATTTATTTAATAGAAGTCAGTAGAGATCATCAACTGGATTTAGGGAAAAATGGCAGCAATTCCACAAACTCCACTATAGTGACGATATTAAAATTTACTATATAACGATCATCATTTATCAATCTAAATAAAAGTGTACTGTGACAGATATCTTCAAGAATCCAATCCTCGCTGATGACAACTATACGTTCTATTCTCCTCATATCCGTGGGTCTTAAAGTTGAAATTAAGCCACCTCCGTTAACGTTAGAAATGCAAATATCCAGGGTACAGTGACAACCCTGTTGTTATAGCCGTGAACGAAAGATAGATTATGACAGATGAAATCGTAATAGAAAGGACTCAAGCTATCCTGCAGATATAACTCGGGATAGTTGTAGTTAACCAATACTTGTGACAGTAGTTCATCCACGAGTTGATCGAGTGGAAATCATTCATCATTTGAGGCTTCAATTAGAGATTGATTTGGGGGATTCATAAGTATTGAAGAAATAGCTTTGAATTCCGAAGTCAGCCCCTAGTTGAAGCCCCAAATGATAAAGGATTTCCACTCGATCAACTTCTGAATGATCTACTGTCACAAGTATTGGTTAATTACGACGTTCCCGTGTTATATATGTTGGGTAGCTTATGTCCTTTCTAGTACAATTTCATCTGCCACATTCCACCTTTCGTTCAAGACTATAACAACATGGTTGACGCTAAACCCTGGATATTTGCATTTTCTATTATTGACGGAGGTGTGGCTTAAACTTTGCTTTAAGGCCCCACGAATATGAAGAAGAATATAACGTATAGTTGCCATCGACGAGAATTGGATTCTTGAAGATATGTGTCACAGTAAGATTTTGTTTAGATTGACAATTGATGCTCTTAATATTGTAATTTTCAATCTCGTAACTATGGTGGAGTTTTTGGAATTACCGCTATTTTTCCCACCAAATCCATTTGATGATCTTTACCGACTTCTATTAAATAGAGATCACAGAGGTTATGTGATTTAATTCCCGAAAATGGATAATGACTATCCACGTTTGAATGAGTACTTTGGCGGGATGAGGTATCCAATATTATTGAATAAAGTTCATTCTCTTACTGTGGAACCTGATTAAACAACTAACATGTACCTAGAGATAGATGCAGTCAATGATTTTAAAAGTTCTTTGCACAATCTTCTTAGTAGGGGACACACATATATTCAAGATGATGTACGTCTCTCTTGGATTGCCATTAGAAATTGAAGAACACTTCTCATTTCATTGGCGGGATTTCTCAGGGTCCCATGTTGTGCTTATTATCATATTCGCCGAATGTAGTTGATGAATATCTTTTCGATCTGTTTAAGAGTATGCATATATATACCAAAATTGAAGACGAAATGAACTATTAGCGTCGTGCAACTTGTCATTGCATTTGATGCCTCCGGTTTTTATCTTGGATCATCATTTGAACAATGGAGATATAATCGTAAAAGAGGTGAGTCAGATAATGAACATTAGCTTACTGGGTTTGATTGAAAGTGAATGGAATGTTATGGTGTAGGCAGATACATTTACATTTTTGGATTTGCTCCCCCAGCATCAATAATTGACATTAACACACATAAAAAGATAAATACTTTGCTTCACGACCATGTGTGTGCGCACGTGCGTGCGCGCGCGCCCTTGCAATTTTTTTCCTCCACCCTTTTAAAAATTTCATCATTTATGAATTTTGAAAATACCACTAGATGGCCCTTCCCCATGTATTAACTAAACCCTTGAGAAGAGATCATCTTAATAGTAATTCTAGAATTTTGGACCTCTAAAACAAGGTTGTGTTACCCAATCAATTGGAATAAATAGTAACATTAAAAAACTTAAAACTGCTTGTGCCATCTTTATATAAAAAAACTTGGTTTGTTACTCCGGTTATAAGCAACAAATGACTCGGTAAAAGTTACATTATCATGCAATTTCAAACTAAAACCAGCAGCAGCCTATCAGTACTTCTTTTTTCAGCAATTCATACTAACCATTTTTAGTAAGAATATAAAATCATTTTCCCAACATTAGGCACAAGTATTAACTTAACTTTGGGGACTTCCCCATGTATCAGTAGTATAATAAAGATCATCGATTAATAGTTCTAGATCTAGGTGGTTCCAATCGGCATAATTATTAATCGTTGTTCTTGGTTCTACAGTTGATATCAGGGAGAGTCCCAAAAGTTAAGGTAATACTTGTGCCAAATGGCATAGAAAGTGATTATATATTTCTTACAAAAAAAGGTCGGTATGAATTGTTGGAAAAAGAAGTACGGATAGGTTGATATTGGTTTTTAGTTTAAAACTGGATGATAATCCAACTTCTACCGAGTCTTTTGTTGCTTATGACAAGATTGGCAAACCAAGTTTTTTGGATATGAACATGGCAACAGAAGTATTGCTATATTGAGTTCTTTAATGCTATCATTTAATCTAATTAATTTGGTAACAGAACTTTGTTTAATAGGCCTAAAATCTGGAATTACTATTCAAATGATCTCTTGTCTAGGATTTCGTTAATACATGTGGAAGGGCCATCTAGTGGTATTTTCCAAATTTATAATGATGAAATTTTTAAAAGGGTAGAAGAAAAAAATTGTTAAGAAAACTGAGATGTTTAGAGGTTCTGCATTATGTGCAGGTGATTGCGTACTGATTAAAGGTCCTGTTCAAGATGGGAGTGATGACATCATCCGATTTCTTAATGATAATTCTTTTAGTTTCAAGATCGATCAAAGATAAGGTTGTTGCACTCCATCACAATGCAATGGTATATGGGCGTACTCTTGTGTCACGAGGAGTGTGGTTAAGTAAACCTAATACATTGATTAAAAATATGCAAAAGTGTGCAGGAAACGAATATAAGCCCGTAAATTAACTCTCTCTGGAAACAAGTAACAAATGGAAAATACAATCAAATCGTTTAAGGTTATAAATATGTGGAGGAGCTACTGCGCGTGCCACCGGAGCTCTTCGTTCGCCGTCATGAACCATCATCCGTGCACCTCTCCGCCATCATTCGTCCGGCAGCAGCAACTCTTCACCTTCTACGTTGGTTAACTCATTCGTTCTCTTAAAGAACACTAAACTAAACCGAAGTCTCCAAAATGGCCCCTCCCACTTTATGTCACCCAATCTATATCTCTATGTTTTAGCAGGGTTTATATTTACCAAATTTAATCAGTTTTAATAAATTAGTCTTTGTGGCATTTCGTCAAACATCTTGTAGGCACTATACTCACAAGCACCTTTTTAAACCTTGCGTGTAGGGTTTAATGAGGTTTCTGTATTGTATCTAGTATGATATTTGATATGTTAATTTGTTCACAGAAAGTGACCCCACCTGCAGAATTTACTGTAGTGAAAGGGGCACTTGAAAGTGGTGGGCCGGTTTTGAAACGGACGTATGAAGATGAGGAGATTAGTATATCCGTAATGCGAATGGTTAATATTCTCCCAGTAGTTGATCCTGCTGAAATTGATGCTGATGATGAGATCAATTAGTTGTTTCTTCATGCTGAGATATCGAAACGTGGCCAAGGGTACCTGTTGCATTTTCTGTGTGGGTTGTGTCCAGATGCTTTAGGAATTCACAAGGAAGAAACGTTAAGACATAAGCATGAAACCTCAGGGCTTCTTGAAGTTCCATCTAGGTACAATGGTCCTATTTTTGAGTAAGTCATTTCATACTGCAATTAGTAGGTAGCACTAATTACTAAAATACAATGACTGTAATCAGTATCCAAATGattaactaatttttttttttttttttttttttgtaataaacCAAAGCCGTTAATGACAGAATGAGGGATGCATTTCATGGTTACATCGAAAAGAGAGGTATAACCAATAGTCTGTTTCCTTTCTTACAAATTTGGCTTTACGTTAAGGATCATCGTAGACTCGTAGTCTTATGCATTGGTTCAAATCTGTCAGGATATGTGTTAAGAAAAGCAAGTAAGCTTTAACATCAATTTCACTTAGTTTGTCAGCTGAATTTGAGACATGTAACACTCGTTTTATTCCTTTATCGATGTGTCCTGCTTCAAGCTTAGCACattctaaaaatatcaatttttgggAGAAAGGGTTCCCTTTAATTTCTCTAtctttatgatatgttttacacTAGATTTCATAATAGGAATTCGTTTACCACATTATAATATTATTATGCATTTTGTAATCATTTCTTCTTTGATTTGATGCTACTTGTGTTGATTACTTGAATCAATTTTCAACATCAAAATAAGAGTATAAGAGCGAAAACAAAGTGTCATCACAAGTTTTGAATTTGAAAAGCATTCTATGTGAATTTTTTGAAAGTAACGATGGGCTGCGATTATGATATTTATGGCGGGCAACACTTGGACGTTATACTTTCTCTACGATTTCAATTAATTAATGGCTTTCCTAAAGTTAAAAAGAAAAATAAGTAATTTAGCTAAAGAGAAAGTAATTGATCTTTAGTCCTTGTTCTTGAAACGATGTTAAATATGACAATTGTATGTTGTATGGGTCGAAAAGAGAAATAATAATGTTTCGAAATCTAACAATGATTCTGTATGAGATGTATTGGGCATCTAACATGCTTGTTACTAAATTCGGAACATTGCACATCCATTCTTATCTTGTGAAAGTTAGGAAAACTAATGTTACGTAGTTTTctgattataaaaaaataaattaaaatttttGTAAATTGATGAAGGTATCACTAGTGTCATTGCACACACAACGTTTTACTAGGTTTTGTAGTTGCCACAACATGTAGTTGTTCTATGATATCTCTTTTGTCTCTGCGAGTAATGACTGTATCTACTATACGACTGTCATACGTTGTACATGTATTCATCAGTCACACTTTGTAACTAAATATGTAACAAGTGTATAGTATTCAAATAA
Proteins encoded in this region:
- the LOC139863393 gene encoding uncharacterized protein is translated as MGVMTSSDFLMIILLVSRSIKDKVVALHHNAMKVTPPAEFTVVKGALESGGPVLKRTYEDEEISISVMRMLFLHAEISKRGQGYLLHFLCGLCPDALGIHKEETLRHKHETSGLLEVPSRMRDAFHGYIEKRGITNSLFPFLQIWLYVKDHRRLVVLCIGSNLSGYVLRKASKL